A window from Thiomonas sp. FB-Cd encodes these proteins:
- a CDS encoding RNA-guided endonuclease TnpB family protein, producing the protein MQRRKVTLKLYPIAAQAARLEDWTRLHCELYNAALEERIDAWRKEGKSISSFDQQNVLPQIKADRPEFIALGSHALQQTLRRLDLAFAAFFRRVKAGQTPGFPRFKSSMRFSGFAYPDPAGWKLMQHGGRGATLRIGSGDTALSIRARGRHRFGPDAKPNDITLTRRNGQWFVSVTLRVPDATCARQRTGDQRRGVDFGINDWATFDDGRTIDNPRWLREELPRLAALQRQRARKKNGSLRFKRLGRRIARLHERIGNRRRDFVHKETTRMVRQCAVLATEQLAPKTMSRSAKGTVDAPGRRVRQKAGLNREILSAGFGMVHPMLAYKAEEAGTRLHLSNTRQIKPSQRCSACWELVPKTLSQRMHVCPCGHTAPRDQNSAMVVLIDAFNTQDTSGTGVAARPKPLTRQRGKSKPVTRETPTTAPSGA; encoded by the coding sequence ATGCAACGCCGCAAGGTCACGCTCAAGCTGTATCCCATTGCCGCGCAAGCTGCGCGGCTTGAGGACTGGACGCGGCTGCACTGCGAGTTGTACAACGCGGCGCTGGAAGAGCGCATCGACGCCTGGCGCAAGGAGGGCAAATCGATCAGCTCCTTCGACCAGCAGAACGTCCTGCCGCAGATCAAGGCCGATCGGCCCGAGTTCATCGCGCTTGGCAGTCATGCCTTGCAGCAGACGCTGCGGCGGCTCGATCTGGCCTTTGCCGCATTCTTTCGTCGCGTCAAGGCGGGGCAGACGCCCGGATTCCCGCGATTCAAATCCAGCATGCGGTTCTCCGGCTTCGCCTATCCCGATCCGGCGGGGTGGAAGCTCATGCAGCACGGCGGCCGTGGTGCCACGCTGCGCATTGGCAGTGGAGACACGGCCCTGTCCATTCGGGCGCGCGGCCGTCACCGCTTCGGGCCGGATGCCAAGCCCAATGACATCACGCTGACGCGCCGCAACGGTCAGTGGTTCGTGTCGGTGACGCTGCGCGTGCCCGACGCGACCTGTGCGCGCCAGCGCACGGGCGATCAGCGCCGCGGGGTGGATTTCGGGATCAACGACTGGGCGACGTTCGACGATGGACGGACCATCGATAACCCGCGCTGGCTGCGCGAGGAACTGCCGCGCCTTGCCGCGCTGCAGCGGCAGCGCGCCAGGAAGAAGAACGGATCGTTGCGCTTCAAACGGCTCGGGCGTCGCATCGCCCGGCTGCACGAGCGTATCGGCAATCGGCGCCGGGACTTCGTGCACAAGGAAACGACCAGGATGGTGCGGCAATGCGCCGTCCTGGCGACTGAGCAACTGGCCCCGAAGACCATGAGCCGCAGCGCGAAGGGCACGGTGGATGCACCGGGCCGTCGCGTGCGGCAGAAAGCCGGACTCAACCGGGAGATCCTCTCGGCAGGGTTCGGCATGGTGCATCCGATGCTGGCGTACAAAGCGGAAGAAGCTGGTACGCGGCTGCATCTGAGCAATACGCGCCAGATCAAACCGTCGCAACGCTGCTCGGCGTGCTGGGAACTCGTTCCCAAGACGCTGAGCCAACGCATGCATGTGTGCCCGTGCGGGCACACGGCGCCGCGCGACCAGAACAGCGCAATGGTGGTGCTCATCGACGCATTCAACACGCAGGACACGTCTGGGACGGGCGTGGCGGCGAGACCGAAACCTCTGACCCGGCAACGTGGCAAGTCCAAGCCTGTGACCCGCGAAACCCCCACTACAGCGCCGTCAGGCGCTTAG
- the ribBA gene encoding bifunctional 3,4-dihydroxy-2-butanone-4-phosphate synthase/GTP cyclohydrolase II, producing MPLSPIPEIVAEMQAGRMVILVDEEDRENEGDLVLAAQHVTPEAINFMATHARGLICLTLTRTRCEQIGLRPMVQHNGSSHGTAFTVSIEAASGVTTGISAADRAHTTRVAVAPNAKPADIVQPGHVFPLMAEEGGVLMRAGHTEAGCDLAGLAGLEPAAVICEIMNDDGTMARLPDLERFAAHHGLKIGAIADLIEYRSRTESLIERMDARPMQTAFGTLQATLYRDRAGSGVHLALVHGEPQSAREPVVVRVHEPLSALDLLDAQATTHSWNLQQALARIAQAEAGVAVLLNAGESAAAFARHFVALHRPAAPRGAAAALRTYGVGAQILRDLGVRRMRLLAAPRKMPSMTGFGLEVEGFEPPPAAAGTGH from the coding sequence ATGCCCTTATCCCCCATCCCCGAAATCGTCGCTGAAATGCAGGCTGGCCGCATGGTCATCCTCGTGGACGAAGAAGACCGCGAAAACGAGGGGGACCTCGTACTCGCCGCGCAGCATGTCACGCCTGAGGCCATCAATTTCATGGCCACGCACGCGCGCGGGCTGATCTGCCTGACCCTGACCCGCACGCGCTGCGAGCAGATCGGGCTCAGGCCCATGGTTCAGCACAACGGATCCTCCCACGGGACGGCCTTCACCGTGTCGATCGAGGCAGCCAGCGGCGTGACCACGGGGATTTCCGCCGCGGACCGCGCACACACCACGCGTGTGGCCGTGGCACCGAACGCCAAACCCGCTGACATCGTGCAGCCCGGCCACGTGTTTCCGCTGATGGCCGAGGAGGGTGGGGTGCTCATGCGCGCGGGCCACACCGAGGCGGGCTGCGACCTCGCCGGACTGGCGGGGCTGGAGCCGGCTGCAGTGATCTGCGAAATCATGAACGACGACGGCACCATGGCCCGCCTGCCCGACCTGGAGCGTTTCGCCGCCCATCACGGACTGAAGATCGGCGCCATTGCCGACCTCATTGAATACCGCAGCCGTACCGAAAGTCTGATTGAGCGCATGGATGCCCGGCCGATGCAAACGGCCTTTGGCACGCTGCAGGCCACGCTCTACCGCGATCGCGCTGGCAGCGGCGTGCATCTGGCGCTCGTGCATGGCGAACCGCAGAGCGCGCGCGAGCCGGTTGTGGTACGGGTGCACGAGCCGCTGTCGGCACTGGACCTTCTTGATGCCCAAGCCACCACCCATTCGTGGAACCTGCAGCAGGCGCTCGCACGCATTGCGCAGGCCGAAGCGGGTGTGGCCGTGCTGCTCAACGCAGGCGAGAGCGCAGCAGCGTTTGCGCGGCATTTCGTGGCGCTGCACAGGCCGGCGGCCCCACGTGGAGCGGCTGCGGCGCTGCGCACCTACGGTGTGGGTGCCCAGATCCTGCGCGATCTGGGCGTGCGCCGCATGCGTCTTCTCGCGGCGCCCCGCAAAATGCCGAGCATGACCGGTTTTGGACTGGAAGTGGAGGGTTTCGAGCCGCCCCCCGCTGCTGCCGGCACGGGCCACTGA
- the nrdR gene encoding transcriptional regulator NrdR has protein sequence MKCPFCQHPDTQVVETREVEDGTALRRRRRCAGCDKRFTTYERAEVSFPAVVKKDGRRVDYSRDKLAASLQLALRKRPVRAEDVDAAISRIEERLLQTGARELDSAQIGEWVMDELKRLDDVAYVRFASVYRSFKDPAQFVQILEEMARSGKPLRAPRAPRRRKP, from the coding sequence ATGAAATGCCCCTTTTGCCAGCACCCTGACACCCAGGTGGTGGAAACCCGCGAGGTTGAAGATGGCACGGCGCTGCGGCGCCGGCGGCGCTGCGCGGGTTGCGACAAGCGGTTCACGACCTACGAGCGGGCCGAAGTGAGCTTCCCGGCGGTCGTGAAAAAAGACGGCCGGCGCGTGGACTACTCGCGCGACAAGCTTGCCGCGTCATTGCAACTCGCGCTGCGCAAGCGCCCCGTGCGCGCCGAGGATGTCGACGCCGCCATCAGTCGCATCGAAGAGCGGCTGCTTCAGACCGGCGCGCGGGAACTGGACTCGGCACAGATCGGCGAATGGGTCATGGACGAACTCAAACGCCTGGACGACGTAGCGTATGTGCGATTCGCATCCGTCTACCGCAGTTTCAAGGATCCGGCGCAGTTCGTCCAGATCCTTGAAGAAATGGCGCGCAGCGGCAAGCCCCTTCGTGCCCCGCGTGCCCCCCGCCGCCGTAAACCCTGA
- the ribD gene encoding bifunctional diaminohydroxyphosphoribosylaminopyrimidine deaminase/5-amino-6-(5-phosphoribosylamino)uracil reductase RibD, which translates to MFDATDATYMRRALALAQSVLYLTSPNPRVGCVIVQDDRVIGEGATEAAGQRHAEIVALDAARAHGADPRGATVYVTLEPCAHHGRTPPCADALVQAGVARVVAAGRDPNPRVDGSGLDRLRAAGIRAESGLLENAARALNLGFFSRFERGRPWVRLKAAASLDGVTALPNGRSQWITGLAARADAHHWRAHACAVLTGIGTVREDDPQLTVRHVQTPRQPVRVVVDSRLELPPTARMLQVEPDKVWVAHALPPQEAEARAQVLRAQGVEVIALPTDADKPGKTDLAALMHELAAREIGELHVEAGARLNASLLTAGLVDELLLYLAPTLLGQGAGLAPFGPLQAVADGIALHDMRVEPIGADWRVRARLG; encoded by the coding sequence ATGTTTGATGCAACCGATGCGACCTACATGCGCCGGGCTCTGGCGCTTGCCCAAAGCGTGCTCTATCTCACCAGCCCCAACCCCCGGGTCGGCTGCGTGATCGTGCAGGACGACCGTGTCATCGGCGAAGGAGCCACTGAAGCCGCCGGGCAGCGGCATGCGGAAATCGTGGCGCTGGATGCCGCGCGCGCGCACGGCGCCGATCCGCGCGGCGCCACGGTTTACGTCACTCTGGAGCCGTGCGCGCACCATGGCCGCACCCCGCCTTGCGCCGATGCGCTGGTGCAGGCGGGCGTGGCCCGTGTCGTCGCCGCCGGGCGCGACCCGAACCCGCGTGTGGACGGCAGCGGCTTGGACCGGCTTCGCGCTGCGGGCATACGGGCTGAGAGCGGGCTTCTTGAAAACGCCGCCCGCGCGCTGAACCTGGGATTTTTCTCGCGCTTCGAGCGGGGCAGGCCGTGGGTGCGTCTGAAAGCGGCGGCCTCGCTGGATGGCGTCACGGCCCTGCCGAACGGGCGCAGCCAGTGGATCACGGGACTTGCCGCACGCGCCGACGCCCACCACTGGCGCGCGCACGCCTGCGCCGTACTCACCGGCATCGGCACCGTGCGCGAAGACGACCCACAGCTCACGGTGCGTCATGTGCAAACGCCGCGCCAGCCCGTGCGCGTCGTCGTCGACAGCCGGCTGGAACTGCCCCCGACCGCGCGCATGCTCCAAGTCGAGCCAGACAAGGTCTGGGTAGCGCACGCGCTGCCGCCGCAGGAAGCCGAGGCGCGCGCGCAGGTCCTGCGGGCGCAGGGGGTTGAAGTCATCGCGCTGCCCACCGATGCCGACAAACCCGGGAAAACCGACCTCGCGGCGCTCATGCACGAGCTTGCCGCGCGCGAAATCGGCGAGCTGCATGTGGAAGCCGGCGCGCGCTTGAACGCCTCCCTTCTGACTGCGGGGCTGGTGGACGAACTGCTGCTGTATCTGGCACCCACACTGCTAGGCCAGGGCGCCGGCCTTGCACCCTTCGGGCCGCTTCAGGCAGTGGCCGACGGCATCGCGCTGCACGACATGCGCGTGGAGCCCATTGGCGCGGACTGGCGCGTTCGCGCGCGGCTTGGGTGA
- the ribH gene encoding 6,7-dimethyl-8-ribityllumazine synthase, with the protein MQHAQQRDNPALLIGAKLSVGIVQARFNADLTDRMAEGCVAELHALGVKPDAIRHITVPGALEIPLALAALAENDDFDALIALGCVIRGDTYHFELVCNTSAAGVQQVALEFGLPVANGIITVDTEAQAHARIDKGRECARVAVEMANLLVEIGD; encoded by the coding sequence ATGCAACACGCCCAACAACGCGACAACCCAGCCTTGCTCATCGGTGCCAAACTCAGCGTTGGCATTGTGCAGGCACGCTTCAATGCGGATCTGACGGACCGCATGGCCGAAGGTTGTGTGGCGGAGCTTCATGCCCTGGGTGTTAAGCCGGACGCGATTCGACACATCACGGTGCCAGGCGCACTGGAGATTCCGCTGGCGTTGGCGGCGCTTGCCGAGAACGACGACTTTGATGCGCTCATCGCGCTGGGCTGCGTGATCCGCGGCGACACCTACCACTTCGAGCTCGTCTGCAACACGTCCGCTGCGGGTGTGCAGCAGGTGGCGCTCGAATTTGGCCTGCCCGTGGCCAACGGCATCATCACGGTCGACACGGAAGCGCAGGCCCATGCGCGCATCGACAAGGGCCGCGAGTGTGCGCGGGTGGCGGTGGAAATGGCCAATCTTCTGGTGGAGATCGGCGACTGA
- a CDS encoding pyridoxal phosphate-dependent aminotransferase, with translation MQLASRIQQIEPFYVMDVVRAAWEQEAEWRPQGRNMIHLSVGEPDFTAPPPVVEAGVRALREGRTGYTLAPGLPALRQAIASHYAAKHGVEVAPERVFITAGASGALTLACLLLVEPGSEVLMPDPTYPCNKNFVAAAGGTARLLPTSAASRFQPTAQQIDAAWGPATRGVLLASPSNPTGTSIAPDELARIAAVVRKRGGFLMIDEIYLELGFDAAYGRTALALDDSVISINSFSKYFQMTGWRLGWMVVPEALIEPLSRLAGNLFICPSSPAQHAALACFEADTLLETERRRAEFERRRDVIVPALRDLGLDVPVLPDGAFYVWADCSRHSADSWTFCFDVMRETGVVLVPGKDFATYQPERWFRLSYANSVDNLREAARRLGAYLERRNPRLARA, from the coding sequence ATGCAACTCGCCAGCCGCATTCAACAAATTGAGCCGTTTTACGTAATGGACGTGGTGCGCGCCGCCTGGGAGCAGGAGGCCGAGTGGCGCCCCCAGGGACGCAACATGATCCATCTGAGCGTGGGCGAGCCTGACTTCACCGCGCCGCCCCCGGTGGTGGAGGCGGGCGTGCGCGCTTTGCGCGAAGGCCGTACGGGCTACACGCTGGCCCCGGGCCTGCCGGCGCTGCGTCAGGCCATCGCGAGCCACTATGCGGCCAAGCACGGCGTGGAGGTGGCGCCCGAGCGGGTTTTCATCACGGCGGGCGCATCCGGCGCACTCACCCTGGCGTGCCTGCTCCTCGTGGAGCCGGGCTCGGAAGTTCTGATGCCCGATCCAACCTACCCCTGCAACAAGAATTTCGTTGCCGCCGCTGGCGGCACCGCGCGCCTGCTGCCGACCTCGGCAGCCTCGCGCTTTCAGCCGACCGCGCAGCAGATCGATGCGGCCTGGGGCCCGGCCACGCGCGGCGTGCTGCTCGCATCGCCATCGAATCCCACCGGCACGTCCATTGCTCCGGATGAACTGGCGCGTATTGCGGCCGTGGTGCGCAAGCGCGGGGGATTCTTGATGATCGACGAGATCTATCTTGAACTGGGGTTCGACGCCGCCTACGGGCGCACGGCCCTTGCGCTGGATGACTCGGTCATCAGTATCAACAGTTTCTCCAAGTATTTCCAGATGACAGGCTGGCGGCTGGGCTGGATGGTGGTTCCCGAGGCTCTCATCGAACCGCTGTCGCGGCTGGCCGGCAACCTGTTCATTTGTCCCAGCAGCCCGGCTCAGCATGCCGCACTGGCTTGTTTCGAGGCCGACACGCTGCTCGAAACCGAGCGCCGGCGCGCTGAATTTGAGCGCCGCCGCGATGTCATCGTGCCAGCCCTTCGGGACTTGGGGTTGGATGTGCCGGTGCTGCCCGACGGGGCGTTTTATGTGTGGGCCGATTGTTCGCGCCATAGTGCAGACAGTTGGACCTTCTGCTTTGATGTGATGCGCGAAACCGGTGTGGTGCTTGTGCCCGGCAAAGACTTCGCCACCTACCAGCCCGAGCGCTGGTTTCGGCTGAGCTACGCCAACAGCGTGGACAATCTGCGTGAGGCGGCCCGCCGCCTGGGTGCCTATCTGGAGCGGCGAAACCCGCGCCTGGCGCGGGCCTGA
- a CDS encoding IS110 family transposase, with the protein MDGLQVVGLDIAKLVFQMHTVDMFTGEIANVQIKRAKVLEHFANRARCLVGIEACGGAHHWARELRALGHEVRLLHARAVRPFVSGNKTDATDARAIWLAVQQPGTKFVGVKSLAQQATLTLHRQRELLMKMRVMQTNALRGLLYEFGTVFAKGSRAMLGEVEAALEALSTALPQMVADSLREQVQRIKALGEDIAAIDKRLAWQLRQDPDMRRIAEIPGVGVLTATAAIATMGDARAFGSARQFCAWLGLVPAQRGTGGKIRLQGISKRGDAYVRTLLIHGARSVLTHAKEPGPWLEQIRQRRPANVVIVAQAAKMARTIWAVTARQQDYQRGHRSVRPQAA; encoded by the coding sequence ATGGACGGCCTGCAGGTGGTGGGGCTGGACATCGCCAAGCTGGTGTTTCAGATGCACACGGTCGACATGTTCACGGGCGAGATTGCCAATGTGCAGATCAAGCGGGCCAAGGTGCTGGAGCACTTCGCCAACCGGGCGCGGTGCCTGGTCGGCATCGAGGCCTGCGGCGGGGCGCACCACTGGGCGCGCGAGCTGCGCGCGCTGGGCCATGAGGTGAGGCTGCTGCACGCCCGGGCGGTGCGGCCGTTCGTGTCGGGCAACAAGACCGATGCGACGGACGCGCGAGCGATCTGGCTGGCGGTGCAGCAGCCGGGCACCAAGTTCGTCGGAGTCAAGTCGCTGGCGCAGCAGGCCACGCTGACGCTGCATCGCCAGCGCGAGCTGCTGATGAAGATGCGCGTCATGCAGACCAACGCGCTGCGCGGATTGCTGTACGAGTTCGGCACCGTCTTCGCCAAGGGCAGCCGGGCCATGCTGGGCGAGGTCGAGGCGGCGCTGGAGGCACTCTCGACGGCGCTGCCGCAGATGGTGGCCGACAGTCTGCGCGAGCAGGTGCAAAGGATCAAGGCGCTGGGCGAGGACATCGCCGCCATCGACAAGCGTCTGGCATGGCAACTCCGCCAGGATCCGGACATGCGGCGCATTGCCGAGATCCCCGGCGTCGGGGTGCTCACCGCCACAGCGGCGATCGCCACCATGGGCGACGCCCGCGCTTTCGGCTCGGCGCGCCAGTTCTGCGCCTGGCTGGGCCTGGTGCCCGCACAGCGAGGCACGGGCGGCAAGATCCGCCTGCAGGGCATCTCCAAACGCGGCGACGCCTACGTGCGAACGCTGTTGATCCACGGCGCGCGATCCGTGCTCACGCACGCCAAGGAACCGGGGCCATGGTTGGAGCAGATCCGGCAGCGGCGCCCGGCCAACGTGGTCATCGTGGCCCAGGCGGCCAAGATGGCGCGGACGATCTGGGCCGTCACGGCCAGACAACAGGATTACCAGAGGGGCCACCGCAGCGTGCGGCCGCAAGCGGCCTGA
- the nusB gene encoding transcription antitermination factor NusB translates to MNFTNPKSARRKSRELALQGVFEWLVSGSDAGAIEAFLHERYPTIKLDTEHFQSVLHGCIREAAQLDADIQPYLDRPTRELSPVEHALLLLGTYELRFMLEVPYKVIINEAVDLAKVYGGTDGFKYVNGVLDRLAVILRPDETTGRLVPQPYQHQPGGMPANPAAKVPVSFKARTPVRSDAKPAARHAGTDASSSPGDPWAQRKPSARRKPQGD, encoded by the coding sequence ATGAATTTCACCAATCCCAAGAGCGCCAGGCGCAAGTCGCGCGAGCTGGCCCTGCAGGGCGTATTCGAATGGCTGGTGTCCGGGAGTGACGCAGGCGCCATCGAAGCATTTCTCCACGAACGCTACCCGACGATCAAGCTGGATACCGAACATTTCCAGAGTGTCCTGCACGGCTGCATCCGCGAGGCCGCCCAGCTCGACGCGGACATCCAGCCGTATCTGGACCGGCCGACGCGGGAGCTCTCGCCTGTCGAGCACGCCCTGCTGCTGCTGGGCACGTATGAACTCCGGTTCATGCTGGAAGTGCCCTACAAGGTCATCATCAACGAGGCTGTGGACCTGGCCAAGGTCTACGGTGGTACCGACGGTTTCAAGTACGTCAACGGCGTGCTTGACCGCCTGGCCGTCATCCTGCGTCCGGACGAAACCACGGGCCGGCTCGTCCCGCAGCCCTACCAGCACCAGCCGGGGGGCATGCCCGCCAATCCGGCGGCCAAGGTGCCCGTGAGCTTCAAAGCCAGGACGCCCGTGCGATCCGATGCCAAGCCTGCAGCGCGCCACGCCGGCACCGATGCGTCCAGTTCACCGGGCGACCCCTGGGCTCAGCGCAAGCCTTCGGCACGCCGCAAACCCCAGGGGGACTGA